Proteins from a single region of Bartonella sp. M0283:
- a CDS encoding ABC transporter ATP-binding protein: protein MAKKKQISSFDKKLIMRLLHDNFRKHAFWYICAIIAMLVISATTGASAWIMRDVVNHIIEAKDFKIIAMVSAAVAGIFILKGFSTFAQTYFLSKAGNSIVAEQQRRIYSRLMQQGVAFYQNTSSSDLLVRVTQNANAARSIIDTIVTTFVRDLFSVISLLAVMLYQNFLLSIVALAVGPLAFIGVRQVLKRVRGLMEKELSSISEIIKVMQETTIGIRVIKAFSLEELMKRRMDKAITDVEIRSNGIAMLESATNPIMETLAGVAIAVVICFSGYMATQKVGVQGELMSFIVALLLAYEPAKRVANVRVKIESGMIGVRMMFEILDHPLTLMEKENPVDLDRSKGDVRLEHVGFSYVKDHMVLHDINLDIPAGKMTALVGPSGSGKSTMINLIMRLYDPQEGRILIDGQDIRDASFKSLRELMSYVGQDTFLFQGSVRYNIGLGREGATEEEIEQVAKLANAHDFIMELPNGYDTDVGDNGGNLSGGQKQRIAIARAMLRNSEILILDEATSALDSESESLIKEALARLTTNRTTIVIAHRLSTISRADKIVVMKNGKIVEQGTQHQLLQIEGGLYKHLHDLQFKDPDFDDVDHIEASSKNQKKIAK from the coding sequence ATGGCAAAAAAAAAGCAGATATCATCATTTGATAAAAAACTCATTATGCGTTTGCTTCATGATAATTTCCGCAAACATGCATTCTGGTATATTTGCGCGATTATCGCAATGCTTGTGATTTCTGCTACGACCGGAGCAAGCGCGTGGATTATGCGTGATGTGGTTAATCACATCATAGAAGCCAAGGACTTTAAAATTATTGCAATGGTTTCCGCAGCAGTTGCGGGAATTTTTATTCTGAAGGGTTTTTCCACTTTTGCCCAAACCTATTTTTTAAGTAAAGCAGGCAATAGTATTGTTGCAGAACAACAGCGCCGTATTTATTCGCGCCTTATGCAACAAGGCGTTGCTTTCTATCAGAATACGTCTTCCTCCGATTTGCTTGTGCGTGTCACGCAAAACGCGAACGCCGCTCGTAGCATTATTGATACGATTGTAACCACATTTGTGCGTGATCTTTTTTCTGTTATCAGCCTTCTTGCAGTGATGCTTTATCAGAATTTTCTGCTGAGTATTGTTGCCTTGGCTGTCGGGCCGCTTGCTTTTATCGGTGTGCGTCAGGTTTTGAAACGTGTTCGTGGCCTGATGGAAAAAGAACTTTCCTCTATTTCCGAAATCATTAAAGTTATGCAGGAAACCACAATCGGTATTCGTGTCATTAAAGCTTTCTCACTGGAAGAGCTCATGAAACGGCGCATGGACAAGGCTATTACCGATGTGGAAATTCGCTCGAATGGTATTGCGATGCTCGAATCGGCAACTAATCCGATTATGGAAACGCTTGCCGGTGTTGCTATAGCCGTGGTTATTTGTTTTTCCGGCTATATGGCAACGCAAAAGGTTGGCGTTCAAGGCGAGCTGATGTCATTTATTGTCGCGCTCCTTCTGGCTTATGAACCCGCAAAACGGGTTGCCAATGTGCGTGTCAAAATCGAATCGGGCATGATCGGCGTGCGTATGATGTTCGAAATTCTCGACCATCCGCTCACCCTTATGGAAAAGGAAAATCCTGTTGATCTTGACCGCTCGAAGGGTGATGTCCGGCTTGAACATGTCGGCTTTTCCTATGTGAAGGACCACATGGTTCTGCATGATATCAATCTTGATATTCCGGCAGGAAAAATGACTGCACTGGTCGGACCTTCCGGATCGGGTAAATCGACAATGATCAATCTGATCATGCGCCTTTACGATCCGCAAGAAGGCCGTATTCTGATTGATGGTCAGGATATCCGTGACGCGAGCTTCAAATCATTGCGCGAATTGATGTCTTATGTCGGGCAAGATACGTTTCTCTTTCAAGGGTCTGTCCGCTATAATATCGGGCTCGGGCGTGAAGGGGCAACCGAAGAAGAGATCGAACAGGTCGCCAAGCTTGCCAATGCGCATGACTTTATTATGGAACTGCCGAATGGCTACGACACCGATGTTGGTGATAATGGTGGCAATCTTTCGGGAGGTCAAAAACAACGTATTGCCATTGCACGCGCCATGTTGCGCAATAGCGAAATTCTGATCCTGGATGAAGCAACCAGTGCTCTTGATTCAGAATCCGAATCCTTGATCAAAGAAGCTTTGGCACGGTTGACAACCAACCGTACAACCATTGTTATTGCTCACAGGCTTTCGACAATTTCGCGCGCTGATAAAATCGTTGTTATGAAAAATGGCAAGATTGTCGAACAAGGAACCCAACATCAATTGTTGCAGATTGAAGGTGGCCTTTATAAGCATCTCCACGATTTACAATTCAAGGATCCTGATTTTGACGATGTTGATCATATAGAAGCGTCGTCGAAAAATCAGAAAAAAATTGCCAAATAA
- a CDS encoding carboxylesterase: protein MENGALEFLTIGHQKLAIRALKGDKHPGLIWLPGYRSHMMGGKAVALNEFARKNNYPFLRFDYSGTGESEGDFYQGSISLWLEESLALFEKFCQGPQIIAGSSMGGWIALRMAQELAKKNIPLAGLLLLAPAPDFTRDLVRPQMTSKQNRELEERGFFEVPYENEQEPVPFTKIFLDDGDKNLVMEGLIDIHCPVHIIQGMSDKEVPYQHTLELVEHLPFDNVTLTLIKDGEHHLSRPQDIATIINGVEMLIANGSVKFS, encoded by the coding sequence ATGGAAAATGGTGCTCTCGAATTTTTAACTATAGGCCATCAAAAACTCGCTATACGCGCTCTGAAAGGTGACAAACATCCCGGTCTCATATGGCTACCGGGTTATCGTTCACATATGATGGGTGGTAAAGCCGTCGCACTGAACGAATTTGCCCGGAAAAACAATTATCCATTTTTGCGTTTCGATTATTCAGGGACCGGCGAATCGGAAGGCGATTTCTATCAAGGCAGTATTTCGCTGTGGCTCGAGGAAAGCCTGGCACTTTTCGAAAAATTTTGCCAAGGTCCGCAAATTATCGCCGGCTCCTCGATGGGGGGCTGGATTGCACTCCGCATGGCTCAGGAATTGGCCAAGAAAAACATACCGCTTGCCGGCCTATTGCTGCTTGCCCCTGCACCCGATTTCACCCGTGACCTTGTTCGCCCGCAAATGACAAGCAAACAAAACCGGGAACTGGAAGAACGCGGCTTTTTTGAAGTTCCTTATGAAAACGAGCAGGAACCTGTTCCTTTTACCAAAATCTTTCTTGATGATGGTGATAAAAATCTGGTTATGGAAGGCCTCATCGATATTCATTGTCCTGTTCATATTATTCAGGGAATGTCCGACAAAGAAGTGCCTTATCAGCATACGCTCGAACTTGTTGAACATCTGCCTTTCGATAATGTTACTCTAACGCTCATCAAGGACGGTGAACATCATCTTTCTCGCCCTCAAGATATTGCGACAATCATTAATGGGGTGGAAATGCTGATAGCAAACGGTAGCGTTAAATTTTCCTGA
- a CDS encoding MliC family protein — MLKKTFLATLAFAALHSFAANAEEPLVHNQTYICERGVALQAVFIKAKDGSYAVISVDGKLVAMREDVKTSEKLFIAVDDQDNYRLHIKGNDAFLTYKDNDPSKAEKVVLQACQADIAED, encoded by the coding sequence ATGTTGAAAAAGACTTTCCTTGCAACGCTTGCTTTTGCTGCTCTACATAGCTTTGCGGCCAATGCTGAAGAGCCTTTAGTGCACAACCAAACCTATATCTGTGAACGGGGCGTGGCATTGCAGGCAGTTTTTATCAAGGCTAAAGATGGTTCTTATGCAGTCATATCTGTTGACGGAAAACTGGTGGCAATGCGCGAGGATGTTAAAACTTCCGAAAAGCTTTTCATTGCCGTTGACGATCAGGATAATTACCGTCTTCATATAAAAGGCAATGACGCATTCCTGACCTATAAGGACAACGATCCGTCCAAAGCGGAAAAAGTCGTTTTACAAGCCTGTCAGGCAGACATAGCGGAGGATTGA
- a CDS encoding M20 aminoacylase family protein has translation MSNEHLSPDAKKILQTMAAYVPEMEAVRHDLHAHPETAYEEHRTAKVIADLLKKWGYEVTTGLGKTGVVGRLKVGDGKKSIGLRADFDALPITEMTNLEYSSCHEGKMHACGHDGHTTMLLTAARYFAETKNFNGTLNLIFQPAEEGFAGAKAMIDDGLFEKFPCDAVFGMHNWPGSPTGKISANTGALMPSSDTVKIKVIGKGGHGAVPDKAIDPIAASAAIISSLQTIVSRNVPPLETAVVTVGSFHAGVAANVIPDSAEMLLTVRCFSPDVRDLLQSRIENLAKLQAESFGATAEVDYQRSYPVLVNHEAETAFAVDVAAKIFGRDHVDDNMAKPSGSEDFAFMLEKVPGSYVVIGNGDSAPLHSPNYNFNDELLPLGGCYWVSLAETYLK, from the coding sequence ATGAGTAATGAACACCTTTCGCCGGACGCAAAAAAAATCCTTCAAACTATGGCCGCCTATGTGCCGGAAATGGAAGCAGTGCGCCACGATTTGCATGCCCATCCTGAGACAGCTTATGAAGAGCATAGAACGGCAAAAGTTATCGCCGACCTTTTGAAAAAATGGGGTTATGAAGTTACAACAGGCCTTGGCAAGACCGGCGTTGTCGGGCGATTGAAAGTTGGTGATGGCAAAAAATCCATCGGTTTGCGTGCCGATTTTGATGCTTTACCGATTACAGAAATGACAAATCTGGAATATTCCAGTTGTCATGAAGGCAAAATGCATGCTTGTGGTCATGACGGCCACACAACCATGTTGTTAACGGCCGCGCGCTACTTTGCCGAAACAAAAAATTTCAATGGGACACTCAACCTCATTTTCCAACCGGCAGAAGAAGGTTTTGCCGGTGCAAAAGCAATGATTGACGATGGCCTTTTTGAAAAATTCCCGTGTGATGCCGTTTTTGGTATGCACAACTGGCCAGGGTCTCCAACCGGTAAAATTTCCGCGAATACCGGTGCATTGATGCCTTCAAGCGATACTGTCAAAATCAAAGTGATTGGCAAGGGCGGCCATGGTGCTGTTCCGGATAAGGCAATTGATCCGATAGCGGCAAGTGCTGCGATCATTTCAAGCTTGCAAACGATTGTCTCGCGAAATGTGCCACCGCTTGAAACAGCTGTCGTAACCGTTGGTAGCTTTCATGCAGGGGTTGCCGCAAATGTTATTCCCGATAGTGCGGAAATGTTGCTCACTGTCCGTTGCTTTAGTCCGGATGTAAGGGATTTACTGCAATCGCGTATAGAAAATCTGGCAAAGTTACAAGCTGAAAGTTTTGGCGCAACGGCTGAAGTTGATTACCAGCGTTCATATCCGGTGCTGGTCAACCACGAAGCAGAGACAGCATTTGCTGTTGATGTTGCGGCAAAAATTTTCGGGCGCGATCATGTTGATGACAATATGGCGAAACCATCGGGAAGTGAAGACTTTGCCTTTATGTTGGAAAAAGTGCCTGGGTCTTATGTTGTCATCGGAAATGGTGACAGTGCGCCTTTGCATAGTCCCAATTATAATTTCAACGATGAATTGCTTCCTCTTGGTGGGTGTTATTGGGTTTCATTGGCTGAAACATATTTGAAATGA
- a CDS encoding M20 aminoacylase family protein, giving the protein MKHIREHIDKTIDEMVAIRHQIHENPELGFNELKTGDKVASLLKSWGFDVVRGVGKTGIVGTLKVGHGKKIIGIRADMDALPIEEETNLDYSSKNEGVMHACGHDGHTTILLTAARYLAETKNFDGTVRVIFQPAEESYGGGKKMIDDGLFEKFPCDRIYGLHNWPGFPSGTLRFTKGPMMASVDTAYITVRGKGGHGARPETTIDPIVAASSIVMALQTIVSRNVPPLEAALVTVGMFKGGSVSNVIPEEVKMELTIRAFSAKIRDLLQERICKLAKSQAESYGAKAIINYERGYPVTVNDAESIDFALGVAKQVVGDKNVVENAEPLTPSEDFSYMLEKVPGAYIIMGNGDSAGLHTPHYNFNDDGIAVGATLWGALVEEYLAKA; this is encoded by the coding sequence ATGAAACATATTCGCGAGCATATTGATAAAACGATTGATGAAATGGTGGCAATCCGCCACCAAATTCACGAAAACCCTGAATTGGGCTTTAACGAGCTTAAAACCGGCGATAAAGTAGCGAGCCTGCTTAAAAGCTGGGGCTTTGATGTTGTACGGGGTGTCGGTAAAACCGGTATTGTTGGCACATTGAAAGTCGGTCACGGCAAAAAAATAATCGGTATCCGTGCCGATATGGATGCTTTGCCGATCGAAGAAGAAACCAATCTCGACTATTCCAGCAAGAATGAAGGGGTCATGCATGCTTGCGGGCATGATGGGCATACAACAATTCTTCTGACTGCCGCCCGTTATCTTGCCGAAACGAAAAATTTTGATGGCACAGTCCGCGTTATCTTCCAGCCTGCCGAGGAAAGCTATGGCGGTGGCAAGAAAATGATTGATGACGGATTGTTTGAAAAATTTCCGTGCGACCGGATTTATGGATTGCATAACTGGCCGGGCTTTCCTTCAGGAACATTGCGTTTTACGAAAGGGCCGATGATGGCATCGGTTGACACCGCTTATATTACTGTTCGCGGTAAAGGTGGCCACGGTGCACGGCCGGAAACAACAATTGATCCGATTGTTGCAGCTTCGTCTATCGTGATGGCCTTGCAAACCATTGTTTCCCGTAATGTTCCACCGCTTGAGGCTGCACTTGTCACTGTTGGTATGTTCAAAGGTGGCAGTGTTTCCAATGTCATACCGGAAGAAGTCAAGATGGAGCTGACGATTCGGGCGTTTTCGGCAAAAATAAGGGACCTTTTGCAGGAAAGAATTTGTAAACTCGCCAAATCGCAGGCCGAAAGCTATGGAGCAAAGGCCATCATCAATTATGAACGCGGTTATCCTGTTACAGTAAATGATGCCGAATCGATCGACTTTGCTCTAGGCGTTGCCAAACAAGTTGTTGGCGACAAAAATGTCGTTGAAAATGCCGAACCTTTGACCCCGAGTGAGGATTTTTCCTACATGCTGGAAAAAGTACCTGGTGCCTATATCATTATGGGCAATGGTGACAGCGCAGGTCTTCATACACCGCATTATAATTTCAACGATGATGGTATTGCTGTGGGTGCAACCCTGTGGGGTGCGCTGGTTGAAGAATATCTGGCAAAAGCTTGA
- a CDS encoding M20 aminoacylase family protein — MATEAIKNLILSYLPEMTEFRHAMHENPELSGKETATSARIATLLEQYGYEVTRHIGGNGIVASLKNGNGPKSIGIRADMDALPIREETDLEYASKNEGVMHACGHDGHTTTLLTAARALAATKNFDGTVHLIFQPAEEIGAGAKAMINDGLFERFPCDAIYGLHNWPGLEQGKIQFTKKAMMASVDKATIVIYGKGGHGARPESAIDPVIVASSIVMALQTIVSRNVPPLQSAIVSTGSIHGGEAFNIIPDSVTISLTVRSFSADIQNLVEERIQQIVEAQAASFGATASVNYERLVPAVVNHPEHSDFALDVAKRVLGADRVVETEIPTTVSEDFAFMLEARPGAFFFLGNGDSASLHSPHYNFNDQNIIDGAVFWCALVEASLNNRN; from the coding sequence ATGGCGACAGAAGCAATCAAAAATTTGATCCTCTCCTATTTGCCGGAAATGACCGAATTCCGGCATGCCATGCATGAAAATCCGGAATTATCCGGAAAAGAAACGGCCACTTCGGCTCGGATAGCGACACTTCTGGAACAATATGGATATGAAGTAACCCGCCACATTGGTGGCAATGGTATTGTTGCAAGTTTGAAGAATGGCAATGGACCAAAATCGATTGGCATCAGAGCCGATATGGATGCTTTGCCGATAAGAGAAGAAACAGATCTGGAATATGCCAGCAAAAATGAAGGTGTGATGCACGCTTGCGGTCACGACGGGCATACAACGACACTTCTTACCGCCGCACGTGCTTTGGCTGCCACAAAAAATTTTGACGGAACAGTGCATCTTATTTTTCAACCGGCCGAAGAAATTGGTGCCGGCGCAAAAGCAATGATTAATGACGGATTGTTTGAACGATTTCCTTGTGATGCCATTTATGGACTTCATAACTGGCCGGGACTGGAACAAGGAAAAATACAATTCACCAAAAAGGCAATGATGGCCTCTGTCGATAAAGCAACAATTGTCATTTATGGTAAGGGCGGTCATGGAGCCCGACCGGAATCTGCAATTGATCCTGTTATTGTTGCGTCTTCTATCGTGATGGCGCTGCAAACGATTGTATCTCGCAATGTTCCACCACTTCAATCTGCTATTGTATCGACCGGCTCTATTCATGGCGGTGAAGCCTTTAATATTATCCCTGATAGCGTAACGATATCGCTGACTGTGCGCAGCTTTTCCGCAGATATTCAAAATCTTGTTGAAGAGCGCATCCAACAAATCGTTGAAGCTCAGGCTGCAAGCTTCGGTGCAACTGCATCGGTGAATTATGAGAGGCTTGTTCCTGCGGTGGTCAATCACCCCGAGCATAGTGATTTTGCTCTTGATGTTGCCAAACGTGTTTTGGGAGCGGACAGAGTCGTCGAGACCGAGATACCAACCACTGTAAGTGAGGATTTTGCATTTATGCTGGAAGCTCGTCCGGGTGCGTTTTTTTTCCTCGGCAATGGCGACAGTGCAAGTCTTCATAGTCCCCATTATAATTTTAATGATCAAAATATTATCGACGGCGCGGTTTTCTGGTGTGCCTTGGTCGAGGCAAGTTTAAACAATCGGAATTAA
- a CDS encoding amino acid permease, with protein MSGWLRRKPVLQQNVQRERKLVPTLGWPHLVALGVGGIVGTGIYTLIGIGADRAGPAVLFAFVIAGIVCACAAFAYAELATLIPLAGGAYTYSYAALGELIAWIVGWSLILEYSLVVSTVAVGWSAYATGFLHGIGIHLPFWLTAGYNAVDPATGIHGLVNLPAVFIVFVIAAMLMIGTKASATLNLFLVIIKIAALLLFIIVTLPHFDLENLHPFMPNGFSKVMSPDGVERGVMAAAAIIFFAFYGFDTIATAAEETKEPRRDLSIGIVGSLIACIIIYVLVGLGAVGSLHYTEFAHSEEPLAHILRSLGSNRIAGLIGIAAVIALPTVLLAFFYGQTRIFFVMGRDGTLPSFLSRVNAKTGTPVATTLFTAVIIAAIAGLFRLDEIAALANAGTLVAFTSVGICLMVLRKTAPDVPRKFKTPLVFIVGPLSAIGCIYLFFSLPSKTQYYFLLWNLIGVVFYFCYGYRKSKLSDHISVNKQS; from the coding sequence ATGTCGGGATGGCTCAGACGAAAACCCGTTCTTCAACAAAATGTTCAACGGGAAAGGAAACTCGTCCCTACATTGGGGTGGCCTCATCTTGTCGCTTTGGGCGTGGGCGGAATTGTCGGCACAGGCATTTATACACTGATTGGTATCGGAGCCGATAGAGCAGGACCGGCTGTACTTTTTGCATTTGTTATCGCCGGAATAGTTTGTGCATGTGCTGCTTTTGCTTATGCGGAACTTGCGACTCTTATCCCCTTGGCAGGAGGCGCCTACACGTATTCTTATGCGGCATTGGGCGAGCTTATCGCCTGGATCGTGGGATGGAGTCTCATTCTCGAATATTCTCTGGTGGTTAGCACTGTTGCAGTCGGCTGGTCGGCTTACGCGACCGGATTTTTGCATGGCATCGGCATTCATCTGCCATTCTGGTTGACTGCCGGTTATAATGCGGTTGATCCTGCAACGGGTATTCATGGTCTTGTCAATCTTCCTGCAGTGTTTATCGTCTTTGTTATCGCTGCAATGTTGATGATCGGTACCAAGGCGAGCGCAACATTGAATCTTTTTCTGGTGATCATCAAAATAGCTGCGCTGCTTTTATTTATTATTGTTACACTTCCCCATTTTGATCTAGAAAATCTGCATCCATTTATGCCGAACGGATTTTCAAAAGTCATGTCTCCCGATGGTGTGGAGCGCGGCGTTATGGCAGCTGCGGCTATTATTTTCTTTGCTTTTTATGGTTTTGATACAATTGCGACAGCAGCCGAAGAAACCAAAGAGCCAAGGCGCGATCTTTCAATCGGAATTGTCGGTTCATTGATTGCTTGCATCATTATTTATGTTCTGGTTGGCCTCGGTGCTGTGGGGTCATTGCATTACACGGAATTTGCCCATAGCGAGGAACCTCTTGCCCATATTTTGCGTAGTCTCGGTTCCAATCGTATTGCAGGTCTCATCGGTATAGCGGCGGTCATTGCTCTACCCACTGTGTTATTGGCATTTTTTTACGGTCAAACCCGTATATTCTTTGTTATGGGGCGGGATGGAACCCTTCCTTCCTTTCTTTCCCGTGTGAACGCAAAAACAGGTACACCTGTTGCGACAACGCTTTTCACCGCAGTGATTATTGCTGCCATTGCCGGACTTTTCCGGCTTGATGAGATAGCAGCTCTCGCCAATGCAGGCACATTGGTCGCCTTTACCTCTGTTGGTATATGTCTCATGGTTTTACGCAAAACGGCACCTGACGTTCCAAGGAAATTCAAAACGCCTCTGGTCTTTATTGTCGGGCCGTTAAGTGCAATCGGTTGCATCTACCTGTTCTTCAGCCTGCCGTCAAAAACCCAATATTATTTTCTATTATGGAACCTTATTGGCGTCGTATTCTATTTTTGTTACGGATATCGTAAGAGCAAACTGTCCGATCACATTTCCGTGAACAAGCAGTCTTGA
- the tenA gene encoding thiaminase II: MEKPDFDKGTFGRLRKNAGGLWQAYVGHPFVNQLAAGTLAEKCFKKFLTQDYLFLVHFSRAYALLAAKSTNIADIREALDGLKSIIEEMPLHVAYAKTWGISEQEMGRATEAMETIAYTRYVLDVGYAGDRLDLMAALLPCVAGYAEVGLRLAGSKTTVFNGNPYSEWIKNYESEEYIKGVIAFIDSFNKLAEKYEGEAHFHHLSEIFNTATRLETEFWQMGLDA, from the coding sequence ATGGAAAAACCCGATTTCGACAAAGGCACTTTTGGACGTTTGAGGAAAAATGCCGGCGGTTTGTGGCAAGCTTATGTCGGCCATCCTTTTGTCAATCAATTGGCAGCTGGAACACTGGCCGAGAAATGTTTCAAAAAATTTTTGACGCAGGATTATCTGTTCCTCGTTCATTTTTCCCGTGCTTATGCGCTTCTCGCGGCAAAATCGACGAATATCGCAGATATCAGGGAAGCGCTTGATGGTCTCAAATCGATTATTGAAGAAATGCCGCTTCATGTCGCCTATGCAAAAACGTGGGGAATTTCCGAACAGGAAATGGGTAGAGCAACCGAGGCAATGGAAACAATTGCTTATACGCGCTATGTTCTTGATGTCGGATATGCAGGCGACCGGCTTGATTTGATGGCAGCTTTATTGCCCTGTGTTGCCGGTTATGCCGAAGTCGGCCTGCGGCTTGCTGGTTCCAAAACCACTGTCTTTAATGGCAATCCCTATTCGGAATGGATAAAAAATTACGAAAGCGAGGAATATATCAAAGGGGTAATAGCCTTTATTGATAGTTTCAATAAACTTGCGGAAAAATACGAAGGGGAAGCACATTTCCACCATTTGAGCGAAATCTTTAACACGGCTACACGTCTGGAAACCGAATTTTGGCAAATGGGGCTTGATGCATAA
- a CDS encoding M48 family metallopeptidase — protein sequence MFSSLTRSPDLKPEKLQLTLQLSDRSLPLTIVKTARAKRLTLRIEAGGKGVRVTVPPKTSENEITGFIERYKGWIESRISRLPAPRNTPMLKAGAAIPILGYPYKIIHQEGRGTVTIITDENGKGGKIIVYGDERYLPRRIGDALKKQASLIIAPLVEKHCATVGRKPVSVRYKDTKSRWGSCSADGHLSFSWRIVMAPLGVIDYLVAHEASHLIEMNHSSKFWALCEKLCPRTKEYKAWLKRNGQALHAIDFK from the coding sequence ATGTTTTCTAGTCTCACCCGCTCGCCTGATTTAAAGCCGGAAAAGCTGCAATTGACACTTCAATTGTCAGACCGTTCCTTACCGCTTACAATTGTAAAAACTGCGCGCGCAAAAAGGCTGACATTGCGAATAGAAGCTGGCGGAAAAGGCGTTCGTGTCACTGTTCCTCCGAAAACATCGGAAAACGAGATTACGGGTTTCATTGAACGTTATAAAGGTTGGATAGAAAGCCGCATTTCCCGTTTGCCCGCGCCCCGCAACACTCCGATGTTGAAAGCAGGTGCTGCTATACCTATTCTGGGCTATCCCTATAAAATTATACATCAGGAGGGACGCGGCACGGTCACCATTATTACCGATGAGAATGGTAAGGGTGGAAAAATAATCGTCTATGGTGACGAGCGATATCTACCAAGGCGCATTGGAGACGCACTTAAAAAACAGGCTTCGCTGATTATTGCTCCGCTTGTCGAAAAGCATTGCGCTACCGTAGGCCGGAAGCCGGTTTCCGTTCGCTATAAGGACACTAAAAGCCGTTGGGGGTCGTGTTCTGCTGATGGGCATTTGTCATTTTCATGGCGGATTGTCATGGCTCCTTTGGGGGTTATCGACTATCTCGTTGCCCATGAAGCGTCCCACCTTATCGAGATGAATCACAGTTCAAAATTCTGGGCTTTATGCGAAAAGTTATGCCCGCGAACGAAAGAGTATAAAGCATGGTTGAAACGCAATGGACAAGCCTTGCACGCCATTGACTTCAAATAG
- a CDS encoding L,D-transpeptidase, with amino-acid sequence MKKSRLSFTRRSFLIGSGTTFVGVLSGCTSDGILGSGYNNMTTGSIPRPLIGIDKGFTSPDKMYAAVHEGPYTLAAIPYDKVPKQFLRQIVPNPTREPPGTIVVSLKDHFLYFIQPDGDALRYGVGIGAAGFQWSGRANVQFKREWPRWTPPAEMIGRKPELVEYKNGMEPGPTNPLGARALYIYQNGRDTGYRIHGSPEWWSIGQSMSSGCIRLMNQDIIDLYNRVPVGTPIVVG; translated from the coding sequence ATGAAAAAATCACGTCTCTCTTTTACCCGCCGCAGTTTTTTAATCGGAAGTGGAACAACTTTTGTCGGGGTGTTGAGTGGCTGCACGAGTGACGGGATTTTGGGAAGCGGTTACAATAATATGACGACCGGTTCAATTCCACGCCCGCTTATCGGCATTGATAAAGGTTTTACCTCGCCTGATAAAATGTATGCGGCCGTCCATGAAGGGCCTTACACGCTTGCAGCAATTCCCTACGACAAAGTGCCAAAACAATTTTTACGCCAGATCGTACCTAACCCGACACGCGAACCTCCGGGAACGATTGTTGTTAGCCTCAAAGACCATTTTCTTTATTTCATCCAGCCTGATGGTGATGCGTTACGCTATGGTGTCGGTATTGGTGCAGCAGGTTTCCAGTGGTCGGGGCGTGCCAATGTTCAGTTCAAACGCGAATGGCCCCGCTGGACACCACCGGCAGAAATGATTGGAAGAAAGCCTGAACTTGTCGAATATAAGAACGGCATGGAACCCGGCCCCACCAATCCGCTTGGTGCACGCGCTCTTTATATTTACCAGAATGGTCGTGATACAGGATATCGAATCCATGGTTCACCGGAATGGTGGTCCATCGGCCAATCAATGTCATCAGGGTGTATCAGATTAATGAATCAGGATATTATCGACCTCTACAATCGGGTTCCGGTTGGAACACCGATCGTAGTAGGTTAG
- the infC gene encoding translation initiation factor IF-3 — MRRPFKTTPTPKDGPRSNQDIRIPRIQLIDHEGHNHGIIPTHDAMAMAEEAGLDLVEIVPNAEPPVCKIIDLGKLKYQNQKKASEARKKQKTVEIKEIKMRPNIDTHDYGVKMKAISKFLEGGDKVKITLRFRGREMAHQELGMQLLERVKIDTSSIAKVEAEPKLEGRQMMMVVAPK; from the coding sequence ATTCGCCGACCGTTTAAAACAACGCCAACCCCAAAAGATGGGCCGCGTTCCAATCAGGATATTCGCATTCCTCGTATACAGCTTATTGATCATGAGGGGCATAATCACGGAATCATACCGACACACGATGCTATGGCTATGGCTGAAGAAGCGGGCCTTGATCTTGTTGAAATTGTTCCAAATGCCGAACCGCCTGTTTGCAAAATAATTGATCTTGGTAAGTTGAAATATCAGAATCAGAAAAAAGCATCCGAGGCTCGCAAAAAGCAGAAGACCGTGGAAATTAAAGAAATCAAGATGCGGCCAAATATTGATACCCATGATTATGGGGTCAAAATGAAGGCGATCAGCAAATTTCTTGAGGGCGGTGACAAGGTCAAAATAACCCTTCGATTCCGTGGTCGCGAGATGGCCCACCAAGAATTGGGTATGCAGCTTCTCGAACGGGTAAAGATAGATACTTCATCTATCGCGAAAGTCGAGGCTGAACCAAAACTGGAAGGGCGACAAATGATGATGGTGGTCGCTCCAAAATAA